From a single Pseudalkalibacillus hwajinpoensis genomic region:
- the hppD gene encoding 4-hydroxyphenylpyruvate dioxygenase — MLNQNQQDTADFFPVHDVDYLEIYVGNAKQASHYFCKAFGFKPVAYSGLETGDREKVSYVLQQNNIRLVLSGALSNDHPIAEFFKLHGDGVKDIALTVENVERAYKEAAKRGAIELSPPKEYRDEHGVVKMAVIGTYGDTIHTLVERKNYPGIFLPGYTKFEGNIPSEETGLLGIDHCVGNVESMEEWVSYYENVMGFKQMIHFDDEDISTEYSALMSKVMHNGGRIKFPINEPANGKRKSQIQEYLDYYNGPGVQHIAVLTNDIVDTVGKLRAGGVEFLETPDDYYEVLTERVGEIDEEIGKLRELKILVDRDDEGYLLQIFTKPVVDRPTLFIEIIQRKGAKGFGEGNFKALFQAIEREQERRGNL; from the coding sequence ATGTTGAATCAAAATCAACAGGACACCGCTGACTTTTTCCCGGTTCATGATGTCGATTATTTGGAGATTTATGTAGGAAATGCCAAACAAGCGAGTCATTATTTCTGTAAGGCGTTTGGTTTTAAACCTGTCGCATATTCAGGGCTTGAAACAGGGGATCGTGAAAAGGTTTCTTATGTTTTGCAGCAAAATAATATCCGACTTGTTCTTTCTGGGGCGCTGTCGAATGATCATCCAATTGCAGAGTTTTTCAAATTACATGGAGATGGTGTGAAGGATATTGCTCTTACGGTGGAAAATGTTGAAAGGGCTTACAAAGAGGCGGCCAAACGTGGAGCTATTGAGTTAAGTCCACCGAAGGAATACAGGGATGAGCATGGCGTAGTGAAAATGGCGGTTATCGGAACATATGGTGACACGATTCATACGCTTGTTGAGCGTAAAAACTACCCTGGTATTTTTCTTCCTGGATATACAAAATTCGAAGGGAATATTCCTTCAGAGGAAACAGGACTTCTTGGCATCGATCACTGTGTTGGAAATGTGGAATCGATGGAAGAGTGGGTTTCTTATTATGAAAACGTAATGGGTTTTAAACAAATGATTCATTTTGATGATGAGGATATTAGCACGGAGTATTCCGCGTTAATGTCGAAGGTAATGCATAATGGCGGGCGTATTAAATTTCCAATCAATGAACCAGCGAATGGAAAGCGTAAATCTCAAATACAGGAGTACCTGGATTATTATAACGGTCCTGGTGTCCAACATATTGCTGTACTAACGAATGATATTGTCGATACGGTTGGCAAGCTTCGTGCGGGGGGCGTTGAATTTCTTGAAACGCCAGATGATTATTATGAAGTGTTAACAGAACGCGTAGGAGAGATTGATGAAGAGATTGGTAAACTTCGGGAATTGAAAATTCTCGTTGATCGTGATGATGAAGGCTATCTTCTTCAGATTTTTACAAAGCCTGTCGTTGATCGGCCAACGTTATTCATTGAAATCATCCAGCGAAAAGGAGCAAAAGGATTCGGTGAAGGGAACTTCAAAGCACTTTTTCAAGCGATTGAACGAGAGCAGGAACGACGAGGCAACTTATAG
- the tadA gene encoding tRNA adenosine(34) deaminase TadA: protein MEDQQHRDDYFMSRAIVEAKKAEEIGEVPIGAVIVKGDRVIASAYNLRETEQRAVAHAELLAIDEACRVVGSWRLTGCTLYVTLEPCAMCSGAIVLSRVERVVFGASDPKGGCAGTLMNLLHDERFNHQSVVTEGVLEEKCGGMLTSFFRGLREKRKEEKRRDKEQTPFVDKLE from the coding sequence ATGGAAGACCAACAGCATCGTGATGACTATTTTATGAGCAGAGCGATTGTAGAAGCAAAGAAAGCAGAAGAAATAGGGGAGGTTCCGATTGGAGCTGTTATTGTCAAAGGTGATCGAGTGATTGCTTCTGCATATAACCTGCGAGAAACGGAACAACGAGCTGTGGCTCATGCGGAATTACTCGCTATTGACGAAGCATGCAGGGTGGTAGGAAGCTGGCGTCTAACTGGCTGCACGCTTTATGTGACGCTTGAACCCTGTGCCATGTGCAGTGGTGCTATTGTTCTCTCCAGGGTTGAGCGGGTTGTATTCGGTGCAAGTGATCCAAAAGGTGGGTGCGCAGGTACGTTAATGAACTTGCTTCATGATGAGCGGTTCAACCATCAGTCCGTGGTTACAGAAGGCGTACTCGAAGAGAAATGCGGTGGGATGCTAACAAGTTTTTTTCGAGGGTTAAGGGAAAAACGAAAGGAAGAAAAAAGGCGTGATAAGGAGCAAACACCATTCGTTGATAAACTAGAATAG
- a CDS encoding pro-sigmaK processing inhibitor BofA family protein: MDPILIIGLFVISIVLLLFIGAPLKPMRWVGQGLIKLAIGALLLFFLNTFGTPFDLHVPINPGTAAVTGFLGVPGLVALAAIELIIIG; the protein is encoded by the coding sequence ATGGATCCTATACTCATCATCGGATTGTTTGTCATCAGTATTGTATTGCTTCTATTTATAGGAGCACCCTTAAAACCAATGCGGTGGGTTGGACAGGGGCTGATTAAGCTCGCCATCGGCGCCCTTCTACTATTTTTCTTAAATACATTTGGTACGCCTTTTGATCTCCATGTACCTATAAATCCAGGAACGGCAGCCGTGACAGGGTTTCTTGGAGTGCCAGGTCTTGTTGCGCTTGCTGCAATAGAACTTATTATTATAGGCTGA
- a CDS encoding homogentisate 1,2-dioxygenase, whose product MRMVYYRRLGDIPHKRHTTFKKQDGSLYREQVMGTKGFSGVQSILYHHHFPTAVKEVTFLKNTLPEYEAQGALSHRHFRTAKCDKRGDAVVDRCYFLGNEDVLLGVVNPAEKMTYFYRNGDGDELFFIHHGSGKIETMFGEISYRPGDYIVMPIGTIYRVVPEGQNRWLVIESNSAITTPRRYRNEFGQLMEHSPFCERDITGPDKLVSHDIKGEYEVLTKTRGGLHCHLFDHHPLDVVGWDGYLYPWKFNINDFEPITGRVHQPPPVHQTFEGNNFVVCSFVPRLYDYHPDSIPAPYFHSNVDSDEVLYYVEGSFMSRKGIEEGSITLHPSGIPHGPHPGKIEASIGKKETLELAVMIDTFRPLKVIEHAHIYEDENYMKSWVTD is encoded by the coding sequence ATGAGAATGGTTTATTATAGAAGACTTGGTGATATTCCGCATAAACGGCATACTACTTTCAAGAAACAGGATGGGTCACTTTATCGAGAACAAGTAATGGGGACGAAAGGTTTTTCAGGTGTCCAGTCGATCCTGTACCATCATCATTTTCCAACGGCAGTGAAAGAAGTGACATTTCTTAAAAACACGCTTCCAGAATATGAAGCGCAGGGTGCACTGAGCCATCGACATTTCCGAACAGCAAAATGCGACAAAAGAGGAGATGCGGTTGTCGACAGGTGTTATTTCCTGGGGAATGAAGATGTGTTGCTAGGTGTTGTAAATCCAGCAGAGAAAATGACTTATTTTTACCGGAATGGAGATGGTGATGAGCTTTTCTTCATTCATCATGGTTCTGGGAAAATTGAAACGATGTTTGGGGAAATATCATATAGACCTGGCGATTATATTGTAATGCCAATTGGTACAATCTACCGCGTTGTACCTGAAGGGCAAAATCGCTGGCTCGTGATTGAATCCAATAGTGCGATTACAACGCCGCGGAGATATCGAAATGAATTTGGACAGTTGATGGAGCACAGTCCATTCTGTGAACGCGATATAACTGGACCTGATAAACTTGTTTCGCACGATATCAAAGGGGAGTATGAAGTGTTAACAAAAACGAGGGGCGGCTTACATTGTCATCTTTTCGACCATCATCCGCTGGACGTCGTTGGATGGGATGGCTATCTTTATCCATGGAAATTTAACATTAATGATTTTGAACCGATTACAGGAAGAGTTCATCAGCCACCACCCGTGCACCAGACGTTCGAAGGAAATAATTTCGTAGTCTGCTCGTTTGTACCGAGACTCTATGACTATCATCCAGACTCGATTCCAGCACCTTATTTTCATAGTAATGTCGATAGTGATGAAGTGCTTTATTATGTAGAAGGCAGCTTCATGAGTCGGAAAGGGATTGAAGAAGGCTCGATCACCTTGCACCCATCAGGCATACCACATGGACCACATCCAGGGAAAATAGAAGCAAGCATTGGCAAAAAAGAAACGCTCGAGCTTGCTGTCATGATTGATACGTTTCGCCCGCTTAAAGTCATTGAGCATGCTCATATATATGAAGATGAGAATTATATGAAGAGCTGGGTAACGGATTAG
- the dnaX gene encoding DNA polymerase III subunit gamma/tau: MSYQALYRVWRPQTFEDVVGQKHVTRTIQNALMQQKISHAYLFTGPRGTGKTSAAKIIAKAINCEKAPVAEPCNECSACLGITDGSISDVIEIDAASNTGVDDIRDIRDKVKYAPSSVSYKVYIIDEVHMLSTGAFNALLKTLEEPPKHVVFILATTEPHKIPLTIISRCQRFDMRRITAQDIVGRLQTIIQAQDIQVEEDALYQVARAADGGMRDALSILDQAISYSEAEVVLDDVLAVTGSVSQKMISNIAMAFFEKDVAKALNAVEELMEHGKDAARFLEDLIYYYRDLLLYQTAPQLEEVVERVKIDETFQHLGDNCSKEWIYAVIETLNRSQQEMKWTNHPRIFLELALVQICQEETSSQATQDQSELLNRIEKLEQELTTLKENGIAVKQQAEDEQASSKPKKQFKPSRQKSGVSHGKIKEMLKKATKQDLMKVKSVWGEVMENVRQEKVSAHAWLKDSEPVASTEKSFLLSFQYDMHCQMAMKDNIRGTLEQVLSRTLGRQLEMVAIVEEEWQQIRAEFLKTRDESEPDKEGEEPAEDPLIAEARRLVGDDLLDIQT, from the coding sequence ATGAGTTATCAAGCGCTATATCGCGTTTGGCGACCACAAACTTTCGAAGATGTGGTAGGCCAGAAGCACGTAACACGAACAATCCAAAACGCACTCATGCAGCAGAAAATCTCTCACGCCTATTTGTTTACAGGACCTCGAGGAACGGGAAAGACAAGTGCTGCTAAAATTATTGCGAAAGCGATCAACTGTGAGAAAGCACCGGTAGCTGAACCGTGTAATGAATGTTCAGCCTGCCTTGGTATAACGGATGGTTCGATCTCGGATGTGATTGAGATTGACGCAGCTTCCAATACAGGGGTCGATGATATCCGTGATATCCGTGATAAGGTGAAGTATGCACCGAGTTCTGTTTCATATAAGGTGTATATTATAGATGAGGTTCACATGCTTTCAACCGGGGCGTTCAATGCGCTTCTTAAAACACTTGAAGAGCCTCCAAAACATGTCGTCTTCATTCTTGCTACGACAGAGCCTCATAAGATTCCACTAACGATTATCTCAAGATGTCAGCGATTTGACATGAGACGGATTACCGCCCAGGATATCGTTGGTCGCCTGCAAACTATTATTCAGGCCCAGGACATACAGGTTGAGGAAGATGCCCTTTATCAGGTAGCTCGTGCTGCAGATGGCGGGATGCGGGATGCGCTAAGTATTCTTGATCAGGCCATCTCTTATAGTGAAGCTGAGGTTGTTCTTGATGATGTGCTTGCCGTTACAGGTAGTGTGTCTCAAAAGATGATCTCCAACATTGCGATGGCTTTTTTCGAAAAAGACGTTGCTAAAGCATTGAATGCGGTAGAAGAGTTAATGGAGCATGGAAAGGACGCTGCGCGCTTCCTAGAAGATTTGATTTATTATTACCGTGACTTGCTACTATACCAAACAGCCCCACAGCTTGAAGAAGTGGTCGAACGAGTTAAGATCGATGAAACCTTCCAGCATCTTGGGGACAATTGCTCAAAAGAGTGGATTTATGCGGTTATTGAAACATTAAATCGCAGCCAACAAGAGATGAAGTGGACAAACCATCCACGTATTTTCCTTGAACTCGCACTTGTGCAAATTTGTCAGGAAGAAACGAGTAGTCAGGCAACCCAGGATCAAAGCGAGCTTCTCAATCGTATTGAGAAACTAGAGCAAGAGCTCACGACTTTGAAAGAAAACGGCATCGCGGTGAAACAACAAGCAGAAGATGAACAGGCTTCATCAAAGCCAAAAAAACAATTTAAACCATCTAGACAGAAATCCGGTGTCTCTCATGGTAAAATAAAAGAGATGCTAAAGAAAGCAACAAAGCAGGATTTGATGAAGGTGAAAAGTGTCTGGGGAGAAGTAATGGAGAACGTGCGTCAGGAAAAAGTATCGGCACACGCCTGGTTAAAGGATAGTGAACCGGTCGCTTCAACTGAAAAATCGTTTCTGTTATCTTTCCAATATGACATGCACTGCCAGATGGCAATGAAGGACAACATTCGCGGTACTCTCGAACAGGTGCTGTCACGAACACTTGGCAGGCAACTTGAGATGGTTGCGATTGTGGAAGAAGAATGGCAGCAAATTCGTGCAGAGTTTTTAAAAACGCGAGATGAGTCAGAACCCGATAAGGAAGGCGAAGAGCCCGCAGAAGATCCATTGATTGCTGAGGCAAGGCGTCTTGTCGGTGATGATTTGTTAGATATCCAAACATAA
- a CDS encoding fumarylacetoacetate hydrolase family protein gives MKYVTFEVRGRIQAGIVVDDRIVGLHEASNGRIPEDLLVIVQNYDCYKPLIKDVQHAGYKIEDVKLLAPLPRPASIRDFYAFEEHVVTARGKRGLGVVPEWYEIPVFYFSNHHAVKGPGDLIKRPDSCKKLDYELEIACVIGKEGRNIKANEAAEYIFGYMIMNDWSARDLQAKEMKVGLGPAKGKDFATSFGPYLVTNEELPTKEERLNLEMEAFVNGERCSSGNARDMYYSFGQIIEQASRDVTLYPGEVIGSGTVGSGCILEQTGRNWLSPGDHVELSITQLGKLLNVVGEEDENGLL, from the coding sequence TTGAAATACGTAACGTTTGAAGTGAGGGGAAGAATACAAGCGGGTATTGTTGTAGACGATCGCATCGTTGGTCTGCATGAAGCATCTAACGGTAGGATTCCAGAAGATCTCCTGGTTATCGTACAAAACTATGATTGTTATAAGCCACTTATTAAAGACGTGCAGCATGCCGGATACAAGATTGAGGATGTGAAGTTACTTGCACCTCTTCCTCGGCCTGCAAGCATCAGGGATTTTTATGCTTTCGAAGAGCACGTTGTGACGGCGAGAGGGAAAAGAGGACTCGGTGTTGTACCAGAATGGTATGAGATCCCTGTTTTTTATTTTTCAAATCACCATGCTGTTAAGGGACCAGGCGATTTGATCAAACGACCCGATTCATGTAAAAAGCTCGATTATGAGCTTGAAATCGCCTGTGTAATTGGAAAAGAAGGTCGGAATATTAAAGCTAATGAAGCAGCAGAATACATTTTCGGTTATATGATCATGAATGATTGGAGCGCTAGAGATCTTCAAGCGAAGGAAATGAAGGTTGGACTTGGTCCTGCTAAAGGGAAGGACTTCGCGACGTCATTTGGACCTTATCTTGTTACGAATGAAGAGTTGCCAACTAAGGAAGAACGCCTCAATCTAGAGATGGAAGCTTTTGTTAATGGAGAACGTTGTTCCTCAGGAAATGCGAGAGACATGTATTATTCATTCGGACAGATCATTGAACAGGCTTCACGGGATGTCACGTTGTATCCCGGTGAAGTGATTGGATCAGGCACAGTGGGCAGTGGCTGTATCCTAGAGCAAACGGGGCGAAACTGGTTGTCACCAGGTGATCATGTCGAACTTTCGATTACCCAACTTGGTAAGCTTCTTAATGTTGTGGGGGAGGAGGATGAGAATGGTTTATTATAG
- a CDS encoding ArsR/SmtB family transcription factor — MSKKVIKKAKDTCDTFCYDEALVQRVQPEIEKVEGVELIFKALSDATRIKIAYALTLEKELCVCDVANIIGSTTATASHHLRLLRNMKLAKYRKEGKLVFYSLADEHVHQLVSIALLHSKEA, encoded by the coding sequence ATGAGTAAAAAAGTAATAAAAAAAGCCAAAGATACATGTGATACGTTTTGTTACGATGAAGCACTTGTTCAACGAGTGCAGCCGGAAATCGAAAAGGTGGAGGGCGTAGAATTGATTTTTAAAGCCCTATCAGATGCTACACGAATAAAGATTGCCTATGCTTTAACGTTAGAAAAGGAACTTTGTGTCTGTGATGTAGCTAATATTATCGGATCTACGACGGCTACAGCTTCTCATCATTTAAGGTTATTACGAAACATGAAATTAGCGAAGTATCGCAAAGAGGGAAAGCTAGTTTTTTATTCCTTAGCTGATGAGCATGTTCATCAATTAGTTTCGATTGCATTATTACACTCAAAGGAAGCTTAA
- a CDS encoding flavin reductase family protein: protein MKVQPDTLAWKEAYKLLIGSVLPRPIAFVSSVDRNGDVNLAPFSFFTGICAEPMMVCFSPMRKAGEGGKKDTLLNIEETKEFVINIVGEKIVEQMNECATPFEHGIDEFHASGLTKEDSELVKAPRVKESDVQLECVLDQIVEFGDQEGAGSLVIGKVVMVHVRDELYNDGKINTEALQPVGRLAGQEYTRAVSDTFRLVRKTTSDRKS, encoded by the coding sequence ATGAAAGTTCAACCGGATACGCTTGCCTGGAAAGAGGCTTATAAATTACTAATTGGATCAGTACTCCCCCGTCCAATTGCTTTTGTTTCAAGTGTAGATCGTAACGGTGATGTGAATCTCGCACCTTTTAGCTTTTTTACAGGGATCTGCGCAGAACCAATGATGGTTTGCTTTTCGCCGATGCGTAAAGCGGGTGAAGGCGGAAAGAAAGACACGCTGCTAAATATTGAGGAAACGAAGGAATTCGTCATTAATATCGTCGGTGAAAAAATTGTAGAACAGATGAATGAGTGTGCGACGCCATTTGAACACGGAATTGATGAGTTTCATGCTTCCGGGCTTACAAAAGAAGATAGCGAGCTTGTTAAAGCACCCCGGGTGAAGGAAAGCGATGTACAGCTTGAGTGTGTTCTTGATCAGATTGTTGAATTTGGTGATCAAGAAGGCGCAGGTAGTCTTGTCATTGGGAAGGTTGTTATGGTTCATGTACGTGATGAGTTATACAATGATGGAAAGATTAATACGGAGGCACTGCAGCCAGTAGGGCGTTTAGCAGGTCAGGAGTATACACGGGCTGTGTCAGATACGTTTAGGTTAGTTAGAAAAACCACTTCTGATAGGAAGAGCTGA
- a CDS encoding YbaB/EbfC family nucleoid-associated protein produces the protein MGGGGNMNNMMKQMQKMQKDMAKAQEELKDKVVEGSAGGGMVLVKANGHKEILEVIVKEEVVDPDDIDMLQDLVLAATNDALRNVDEMVNKDMGKFTQGLNMPGMF, from the coding sequence ATGGGTGGCGGAGGAAATATGAATAATATGATGAAGCAAATGCAGAAAATGCAGAAGGATATGGCGAAAGCTCAAGAAGAACTGAAAGACAAGGTTGTTGAAGGTTCTGCTGGTGGCGGTATGGTTCTTGTAAAAGCAAATGGCCATAAAGAAATTCTTGAAGTAATTGTTAAAGAAGAAGTTGTGGATCCTGATGATATCGATATGCTTCAAGATCTTGTTCTTGCTGCAACGAATGATGCTCTTCGTAATGTTGACGAAATGGTCAATAAAGACATGGGCAAATTCACACAGGGTCTTAATATGCCTGGAATGTTTTAG
- a CDS encoding cysteine hydrolase family protein, with product MSKDHIEQKDQNTSAALLLIDVINTLDFKDAELLARYTEETADNIAALKKEAKSQGLPVIYVNDNYGLWQSDFKKVINYAAEANGQHLVDRLEPEDDDYTVVKPKHSGFFSTPLSTLLKFLKVNTLILTGFAGNICVLFTANDAYMREYDLYIPSNCCASNLEEDNEYALRLMEGNLKASTEPSTELNLKELISKANDRQVKTAYEG from the coding sequence ATGAGCAAAGATCATATCGAACAGAAAGATCAGAATACCTCAGCTGCACTATTACTAATTGATGTTATAAATACACTCGACTTTAAAGATGCAGAGTTGCTTGCACGTTATACAGAAGAGACCGCCGACAACATTGCCGCATTAAAGAAAGAGGCAAAATCACAAGGTCTCCCAGTTATCTATGTCAACGACAACTATGGATTATGGCAATCTGATTTCAAAAAAGTGATTAACTATGCAGCGGAAGCAAATGGGCAGCACCTCGTTGATCGCCTTGAGCCAGAAGACGATGATTATACGGTGGTGAAGCCAAAGCATTCAGGCTTCTTTTCTACTCCACTTTCTACATTACTAAAGTTTTTAAAGGTTAATACACTGATTCTCACCGGGTTCGCCGGAAACATTTGCGTACTCTTTACAGCGAATGATGCTTATATGAGGGAGTACGACCTCTATATCCCTTCTAACTGCTGCGCTTCGAATCTTGAGGAAGATAATGAATACGCGCTTCGATTAATGGAAGGAAACCTTAAAGCTAGCACGGAACCATCAACAGAATTAAACTTGAAAGAACTCATTTCAAAGGCAAATGACAGACAGGTAAAAACAGCATATGAAGGATAG
- a CDS encoding YaaL family protein, with the protein MLFKRKGYLRKQTDEHLLETLHELKDIWYKQKEIVERSVEPSGAVLAKLKVDEAKYFFLLKEAKRRKVRMGK; encoded by the coding sequence ATGTTATTCAAACGTAAGGGCTATTTGCGGAAACAGACTGATGAGCATTTGCTTGAGACGCTTCACGAATTGAAAGACATATGGTACAAGCAGAAAGAAATCGTAGAGCGCAGTGTTGAGCCTTCTGGAGCAGTTCTTGCGAAGCTTAAAGTTGATGAAGCGAAGTATTTCTTTCTATTAAAAGAAGCAAAGCGACGAAAGGTTAGAATGGGGAAGTGA
- the recR gene encoding recombination mediator RecR, whose amino-acid sequence MHYPEPISKLIDSFMKLPGIGPKTAVRLAFFVLEMNDDDVLDFGKALVNAKRQLTYCSICNHITDTDPCRICSDSHRDDSVICVVQDAKDVIAVEKMKDYTGLYHVLHGAISPVEGIGPEDIKVPELLKRLQDDKVTEIILATDPTIEGEATAMYIARLVKPTGIRITRIAHGLPVGGDLEYADEVTLSKAMEGRREL is encoded by the coding sequence GTGCATTATCCTGAACCGATATCAAAACTGATCGACAGTTTTATGAAATTGCCGGGAATCGGACCAAAAACGGCGGTCCGCCTGGCTTTTTTCGTTCTTGAAATGAATGATGATGATGTGCTTGATTTTGGTAAAGCACTCGTAAATGCAAAGCGACAGCTTACGTATTGCTCGATCTGTAATCACATTACCGATACAGATCCATGTCGAATCTGTTCAGATTCCCATCGAGATGATTCTGTGATCTGTGTGGTTCAAGATGCAAAAGATGTGATTGCAGTCGAGAAAATGAAGGACTATACAGGTCTTTATCACGTTCTTCATGGAGCTATCTCTCCTGTTGAAGGAATTGGACCGGAAGATATTAAAGTACCAGAACTATTGAAGCGTCTGCAGGATGACAAAGTAACGGAGATCATTCTAGCAACCGACCCTACTATAGAAGGTGAAGCAACAGCGATGTACATTGCGCGCCTTGTAAAACCAACTGGAATCCGGATTACTCGGATCGCACATGGTCTTCCGGTGGGCGGTGATCTTGAATATGCTGATGAGGTTACGCTCTCTAAAGCAATGGAAGGTCGACGTGAACTGTAG